TTTACGAAGAGGCCGTTCGAGGTTTGGGTCGATCAGATCAAGACCCCGCAGTTCGACCCCAGCCTGTTTCATTTCGCTCTTCGAGGCGACGAATGGGTTGGCATGACCGAGTGTTATTGGAGCGGCGCCGATCACGTCATCGCTGGGACCGGGCTGACAGGGGTCAGGCGGCCCCACCGGCGCGTCGGGGTGGCGACCGCCCTCAAGGTCAAGGCTCTTTGCGACCTGAAGCGCAGGGGCGCTAAGCTGATTCGATCGGATAACGAAGAGAGCAATCCCATGCTCGACCTCAACTACCGGCTCGGCTTTCGGTCCACCGGGGCTTGGCTGCACTACGAACTCAAAGTCGAATAGGGCTTCGGCGCCCGAGGTGGCGGCGACTCAGATTGACAGTTTTCAGGCGGCATCGCTAAACTCCGAGACTGGCAGCCCTCATGAAACGGACTCTTCAAGCAGTCGCAACGTCCCCCCAGTTTGGCCTCGTCGTGGTGATTCTGCTGCTTTCTGCTGCGCTTACCCTCCTCGCGGGTACTCACATCGACCGCGTTTCGGGGCAAGAAGTGAACAGCTTTCTCAACCGAGGGACGCTCCTTCAGGTGTTTACCGATGCGTCGTTCTTTGCGATCATGGCGGTCGGGGCGACCGTCGTCATCATCTCAGGGGGGATCGACCTCTCTGTGGGCGCTGTGTATGCGTTGAGCGGCGTTTTCATGGCGTCTGTCCTTCGGTCGGCCGAACTTACTGGGCCGGAAGCGCTTGTCTTGGGTTTCGGGCTTGCGTGCGCCGTGGGAATCGCGTGCGGCCTGGCCAACGGCGTGTTAATCTGCGGCTTGAAGGTGCATCCGTTCATCATCACACTTGGCTCGATGATGGTGTTTCGCGGGGTCGCATTCGTGACGACTCGGGCCGAGAGCATCCTCGTGCCGGGTTCTCTCACGGAGTTCGCCAAGGCGACGCTCGGCCTGGGGAAGGGCCTCTACCCAGTTCCCCTGCTTCTCACGCTCGTTGTGGGCGGATTGGGGTGGCTGTTCCTCACGCGAACGGCCCCGGGACGGCAGGTGTTTGCGATCGGTGGCAACGAGGTCGCGAGCCTCTATTCTGGCGTGCCCGTATCGAGGGTTCTGGTCCTCGTATACGCGATCTCCGGACTTTGCGCCGGCATAGCCGCTTACTTGGGCGCCTCGTACTATGGGTCGGCATCGAGCAGCGACGGCCAAGGTTACGAGCTGCTAGTGATCGCCTCCGCTGTGGTGGGTGGCGCGAGCCTCCGAGGTGGGAAGGGCAGCGCCGTGAGCGCGCTTCTCGGAGCGCTGTTGATCGCGCTGTTCCGTCAGGCTGTGCGAACGCTCAAGTTCGACCAGAATTACGAGCAGATCCTAATAGGCTGTGCTATCATCGTTGCGGTCGTCCTCGACCGATGGAGTTCTCGGATCGGCGAATCGAGGTCCACTCGATCGCAGTAGGTTATCTGCGATGAAGTTATCGATAGCATCTATCCTCGCCCTTACTTCCGCGCTGCTTCTCATTGGATGCGGTTCGCCTGCCGTGCCAAGGGACGCGAGCCCGGGTACCCAAACGGAGTCGACCCACCCGAAGAAGAAGCTGCGGATCGTTTTGATAGCGAAAAGTTCTACAAATCCTGTGTTCCTAGCGGCTCGGGTCGGAGCCGAGGCAGCGGCCAGGGACCTGTCGGCCAAGGGGGAAGCCGAAGTCACGATCGACTGGAGGACTCCCGAGGTCGAAGACGGACAGGTTCAAGCCAATCGCATCGCCCAGGCAGTTTCGGAGGGCGCGGATGCCATCTTGATCTCTTGTTCGGACGCAGCCAAAGTCACTGGCGCGATCGACGACGCCGTCGCCGCCGGGGTTCCCGTGATGACGTTCGATTCCGATGCTCCCGACTCCAAGCGGTTCGCCTTCTACGGCGGCGACTCCAAAGACATCGGCAAGCAGGTGATGCTGGAGCTATCGAAGCAGCTCAAGGGAAGGGGGCAGGTGGCCGTCTTGGCCGGCAATCCTAACGCTCCCAACCTGCAACTTCGGGTCGCGGGCGCGCTGGAAGAAGCCAAGAAGCACCCTGGCGTGCAGGTGATCGGCACGTTTTACCACCCAGAAACGCCCCAAGACGCCGCCGCGGAGGTCCTCCGGGCGATGCAGGCGAACCCCGAAATCGACGGTTGGGCGATGATCGGAGGCTGGCCGCTTTTCACCCAAGCCCTCCTCACGGACCTCGACCCGAACAAAGTCAAGGTAGTGGCGGTGGATTGTCTGCCCGCGCAAATGGCGTACATCGACAAAGGCATAGCGCCCGTCCTCCTGGCCCAGCCCACCTACGATTGGGGATATGTTTCGGTTCAAAAGATATACGAATACGTTATTGACGAGGCCGAGGTCCCTGAAGTGGTCAAGATGGAGCTCGTTCCGGTTCGGAAGGAAAATCTGAAGGATTGGGCAAAGAAACTTGTCGATTGGGGGTTCTCGGATGTCGACCCGAAGTTCCTCGAGTAGCGTCGCCGTCCCCGTGCAAAGCCTCTCGGTCGAAACTCGGTCGATCAGCAAGTCCTTTCCTGGAGTTCGCGCGCTCCACGACGTTTCGCTGACGATCCAAGCTGGGACAGTTCATGGCTTGGTCGGCGAGAACGGCGCAGGGAAGAGCACGCTCGGCAAGATTCTCTCAGGACTCCACCAGCCCGATTCGGGGGATATCCTCCTTGGAGGGCGGCGCGTCGTTCTGCCCAACCCTCACGCTGCGATGCGGATCGGTGTAGGAATTGTGCATCAAGAGTTATCCTTTTGCGAAAACCTGACGATCGCGGAGAACCTGTGTCTGGACGACCTGCCGCATCGCGGCCCTTTCGTCGACTGGGGCGCCATGCGCGAACGTGCCCGCAGTTGGCTCGAAGCTGTGGGAGTTGACGTCGATCCCGATCAGATTGTAGGGCGTCTCTCCATCGGGCAGCAGCAGCTTGTTCAGATCGCCGGGGCGATCGGCCGAGGCGCGCGGGTGATCGTGTTTGACGAACCCACGAGCAGCCTGACGAAAGCGGAAACGGAGGTGCTCTTCCGCCAGATCGAGAGGCTGAAAGCGTCCGGCGTAACGAGCGTGTATGTCACCCACAGGATGGAGGAGATATTCCAGATTTGCGATGCGGTGAGCGTGTTGCGAGACGGCGTGCACGTCGATACCCGGCCGATCGGCCAGCTCGACCGGGCGGCCATCGTCAGGCTGATGATTGGGAGGGAGTTGGAGCCGACACCGGACCCCCCCAAACAACTCGGCGAGGTTGCGCTGAGGGTGCAGAACTTGAAGAGCCCCGGGAAGCTAGAGGGCGTTTCGCTCGAGGTGCGAGAAGGGGAGGTCGTCGGACTGGCGGGGCTAATTGGCTCGGGCCGGACCGAGATCGTCTCGGCTGTGTTCGGCCTCGATCCGCTCGCCGAAGGGAGGATTGAGATCAACGGCCGGAACCTGGAGCGATACTCGCCGCGCAATGCGCTCCGACTCGGCGCCGGGTTCGTCCCCGAAGACCGTAAACGGCAAGGGCTTGTTTTGAGTATGAATTGCAAGGAAAACCTGACGCTTGCCATACTCAAGAGGCTCAGCGCCCTTGGGTTCATCCGCGGCTTGAGGGAGAGATTGCTTGCTAAAGATTATTTTCAAAAGTTGAACATACGCGCCCCGTCGATCCATACGGGAGTGTCGAGCCTTTCGGGGGGAAATCAGCAAAAGGTCATCCTGGCGCGATGGCTTGCGGCGGGGGGGCGGCTCCTGCTTCTGGACGAACCTACGCGCGGCGTCGATGTGGGGGCAAAGGCGGAGATTCACTCGCTGATCCGGCAGCTTGCGAGTCAAGGCATCGCAGTCTTGGCGATTTCGAGCGAACTGCCGGAGCTCATGGCGATCAGCGACCGCATCCTCGTCGTGCGGAATGGAAGGATCGTGGGCGAACAGACCTCGGCCGAATGCACCGAAGAGTCGCTCATGACCCTCATGGCTGGGGCAGGGTAGGGGCTACAGTTTTTCTTCGACGATCGCTGAGATTTCATCAGCTTTCTCTGAAGAATCTTTCAACAAACGCTCGATTTCTTCGCGCGTGGACTCGGCAAACGCGGCGTCCTTGAGGCCCGAAAGGTTCGTTCTGACGTTCAGCGCAGCGCCCTGAACCGCAGCCTTGCAGAGAATCGCCCCAACGCCTGCGTCCGAAGCCGAATTGGGGTTGCCTTCGAGGGCCATCTGCCTGAGTACGTCGAGTGAGTCAGCGGCAAGCCGCGCCACGCGCAGCGGGGCTTCGATTGCCCTTCGAGTCGCCGCCTGGATCGCTTCGGAACGCCGCTTCTTCTCGTCGGCGGACTCCTTAGGGAGCGCGAAGGCCGCCATCAGCGAATCAAACGCCGCCGTGTCTTCGTCGACCATGCCGAGCAGCGCCGCCGAAGCCGAGCTCGCTCGTTCGGCCCAGTCCGAAAACTCCTCCCAACGGTCATCCCAACCTCGCTTGTGCGAACTGAGGTTGGCGACCATAGCCCCCAGTGAGGCCCCAAGGGCTCCGGCGAGAGCGGAGGCCGATCCTCCGCCGGGCGCAGGAGACTCCGAAGCGACGGTAGTGAGGAAGTCCTTGACGGAAAGAGATACTAATCGCCCGGGTGATCCCATCCCAAGCGCGTACTCCACGATCCTCTCCGAAGGGTCGAACGGACCGAGTTCGTCCAGCCCCATGCTCTTGATGGCCACTCGAATCAGTTCAGAGTCAGGCAAGCCAACCGACCTGCGCTGCTTGCGGAGGAAGTACCGTCCCGCCTCCAGCATCGAACCGAGCGGAACGAGCCCCACGATCTCCGAGCCCGTAACCCTCATCCCCCGTTCGGCGGCCTTTTCGCAGGCGACATCGAAAGCCAGGTGAAGCGGCGTCACGGAAAGATCGGTTAAGTTCATGGACACCTGGGCAAAGCCGTACTCTTCGATGAACCAACCGATCGCGCGAACGGACTTGAGGGCGCCTGGGACGTACTCGGGATTCCCTTCGGCGTCGCGAGCGATCTCGCCGGTGATCGGGTTCCCGATTCGTTTCACGCGGCCTCTCTCGCGCAGGTCGAACGCGACAGAGTTGGCGCGTCTGGTAGACGTTGTGTTGAGGTTTACGTTGAAAGCTATAAGAAAATCGCGTACTCCGACCGCGGTCGCGCCGTATTTCGGCACGAACTCCGCTGGCCCGAAATCGGGCTTCCAGGCAGGGTCCTGGAGCTTTGCGGGCAGTCCTTCGTATTCTCCAACTCGAATCACCGACAGATCGCGCCGTTGAGGGGTCGAGGCAGCCTCGCCATAGAAGTAGATCGGGACGCCCAACTCCGAAGCGATGCGCTCCCCGAGCCCGCGGGCATACGTCACGGTTTCGTCCTTCGTGATGCCGGAAACCGGGACAAGCGGGCACACATCGAGCGCTCCGAACCGGGGATGCTCGCCCTGATGATGCCGCATGTCGATGAGTTCAAACGCTACCTTGGCGCTTTGAAAGGCAGCCTCGCACACCGGCTCGGGCTCGCCTGCGAAGGTAAAGACGGTACGATTCGTGCTTGCGCCGGGGTCGACATC
The genomic region above belongs to Candidatus Nitrosymbiomonas proteolyticus and contains:
- a CDS encoding D-xylose ABC transporter ATP-binding protein, translating into MQSLSVETRSISKSFPGVRALHDVSLTIQAGTVHGLVGENGAGKSTLGKILSGLHQPDSGDILLGGRRVVLPNPHAAMRIGVGIVHQELSFCENLTIAENLCLDDLPHRGPFVDWGAMRERARSWLEAVGVDVDPDQIVGRLSIGQQQLVQIAGAIGRGARVIVFDEPTSSLTKAETEVLFRQIERLKASGVTSVYVTHRMEEIFQICDAVSVLRDGVHVDTRPIGQLDRAAIVRLMIGRELEPTPDPPKQLGEVALRVQNLKSPGKLEGVSLEVREGEVVGLAGLIGSGRTEIVSAVFGLDPLAEGRIEINGRNLERYSPRNALRLGAGFVPEDRKRQGLVLSMNCKENLTLAILKRLSALGFIRGLRERLLAKDYFQKLNIRAPSIHTGVSSLSGGNQQKVILARWLAAGGRLLLLDEPTRGVDVGAKAEIHSLIRQLASQGIAVLAISSELPELMAISDRILVVRNGRIVGEQTSAECTEESLMTLMAGAG
- a CDS encoding ABC transporter substrate-binding protein, coding for MKLSIASILALTSALLLIGCGSPAVPRDASPGTQTESTHPKKKLRIVLIAKSSTNPVFLAARVGAEAAARDLSAKGEAEVTIDWRTPEVEDGQVQANRIAQAVSEGADAILISCSDAAKVTGAIDDAVAAGVPVMTFDSDAPDSKRFAFYGGDSKDIGKQVMLELSKQLKGRGQVAVLAGNPNAPNLQLRVAGALEEAKKHPGVQVIGTFYHPETPQDAAAEVLRAMQANPEIDGWAMIGGWPLFTQALLTDLDPNKVKVVAVDCLPAQMAYIDKGIAPVLLAQPTYDWGYVSVQKIYEYVIDEAEVPEVVKMELVPVRKENLKDWAKKLVDWGFSDVDPKFLE
- a CDS encoding glutamate formimidoyltransferase encodes the protein MAPSWQTRAGLPYTDGTMNPRIVECVPNFSEGKDRAVLDAIAAAVRKVEGVELLDVDPGASTNRTVFTFAGEPEPVCEAAFQSAKVAFELIDMRHHQGEHPRFGALDVCPLVPVSGITKDETVTYARGLGERIASELGVPIYFYGEAASTPQRRDLSVIRVGEYEGLPAKLQDPAWKPDFGPAEFVPKYGATAVGVRDFLIAFNVNLNTTSTRRANSVAFDLRERGRVKRIGNPITGEIARDAEGNPEYVPGALKSVRAIGWFIEEYGFAQVSMNLTDLSVTPLHLAFDVACEKAAERGMRVTGSEIVGLVPLGSMLEAGRYFLRKQRRSVGLPDSELIRVAIKSMGLDELGPFDPSERIVEYALGMGSPGRLVSLSVKDFLTTVASESPAPGGGSASALAGALGASLGAMVANLSSHKRGWDDRWEEFSDWAERASSASAALLGMVDEDTAAFDSLMAAFALPKESADEKKRRSEAIQAATRRAIEAPLRVARLAADSLDVLRQMALEGNPNSASDAGVGAILCKAAVQGAALNVRTNLSGLKDAAFAESTREEIERLLKDSSEKADEISAIVEEKL
- a CDS encoding monosaccharide ABC transporter membrane protein,CUT2 family, translated to MKRTLQAVATSPQFGLVVVILLLSAALTLLAGTHIDRVSGQEVNSFLNRGTLLQVFTDASFFAIMAVGATVVIISGGIDLSVGAVYALSGVFMASVLRSAELTGPEALVLGFGLACAVGIACGLANGVLICGLKVHPFIITLGSMMVFRGVAFVTTRAESILVPGSLTEFAKATLGLGKGLYPVPLLLTLVVGGLGWLFLTRTAPGRQVFAIGGNEVASLYSGVPVSRVLVLVYAISGLCAGIAAYLGASYYGSASSSDGQGYELLVIASAVVGGASLRGGKGSAVSALLGALLIALFRQAVRTLKFDQNYEQILIGCAIIVAVVLDRWSSRIGESRSTRSQ